In the genome of Achromobacter sp. MFA1 R4, the window ATTTCCGGCCTCCTGACCAAACTCATCCCCTGATGGGACCCACCCCCGAAGCGCTTCGCGCTTCCCCCTCAAGGGGGCGTGCCTGCGGACCGGCAAAGCCGGCTCCGCGGCACCCCGAGGGGTGAGACGCCTGTTGCTTGCGGCGCGTAGCGTCATCGATTACTGATATGTCCGAATCCAACTCTCCCGCTTTCAGCCTGGAATTCTTCCCCCCGCGCGACCTGGCCGGTCAAGAGCGGCTGGTGCGCGCGGCCAAGCAGATGCTGGCCATCCAGCCCAAGTACGTCAGCGTGACGTTCGGCGCGGGCGGTTCCACGCGCGCCGGCACGGCGGACGCCGTGCGCACGCTGCGCAACCTGGGCTGCGACGCGGCGCCGCACCTGTCGTGCGTGGGCGCGTCGCGCCAGGACCTGCGCGACATCCTTCAGGCCTACAAGAACGAAGGTGTGCGGCGCGTGGTGGCGCTGCGCGGCGACCTGCCTTCGGGCATGGGCGGCGACGCCGGCGAACTGCGCTACGCCAACGAACTGGTGTCGTTCATCCGCGAGGAAACCGGCGACTGGTTCCACATCGAAGTGGCGGCCTATCCCGAGATGCATCCGCAGGCGACCAACCCTTCGGCCGACCTGACGCATTTCGTGGCCAAGGTGAAGGCCGGCGCCAACGCCGCCATCACGCAGTATTTCTTCAACGCCGACGCCTATTTCGACTTCGTCGACCGGGCGCGGGCCAAGGGCGTGGACGTGCCGATCGTGCCGGGCATCATGCCCATCACGAACCACACGCAACTGCTGCGCTTCTCGGAAATGTGCGGCGCGGAAGTGCCGCGCTGGATCCGCCTGCGCCTGGCCGAATTCGGCGACGACAAGGCGTCCATCCGCGCGTTCGGCGTGGACGTCGTGACCGAGCTGTGCCAGACGCTGCTGGACAACGGCGCGCCGGGCCTGCACTTCTACACCCTGAACCACGCCGAGGCGCCGCTGGCGATCTGGAAGGAACTGTCGGTGTAAAGGGCGGCGGCGTTCGGCGCCGCACACCGCATACCGCAAGCAGAAATGGCAAGGCCGGCGACGTCGCCGGCCTTGTTTTTTTGCGCGTGAAACTCAGTCGGCGTACACGCCCGCCTTGCGGATGACACCGCCCCATTTGTCGACTTCGGATTGGAGCCACGTCTGCAGGCCCTGCGGCGTCTGCTTGGACTCGGGCACGATCTCGGCGCCCAGCTCGGCCATCTTCTGCGTGAAGGCCGGGTCCTTGAGCGCGGCGCGCAGCGCGGCATTGAACTTGTCGATGGCCTCGGGGGGCGTGCCCTTGGGCGCATAGACGCCGTGCCACACCTTGACCTCGAAGTCCTTCAGGCCGCCTTCCCGCAGCGTGGGCACGTCGGGCAGGGCCTTGATGCGTTCCTGCGTGGTGACGCCGTAGAGCTTGACGCGCTCGGCCTTGATCTGGGGGATGGTCTGCGTGGTCTGGTCGCACAGCACGTCCACCTGTCCGCCCAGCAGGGCGGTCATGGCGGGGGCGGTGCCGGCGTAGGGCACGGTCGTGAACTGCACGCCCAGCGACTCCTGCAGCAGCATGCCGCAAAGCTGGGACACGGCGCCCAGGCCCGCGTTGGCCAGGTTGATCTTGTTGCCGTTGTCCTTGGCGTACTTGATGAAGGCCGCCATGCCGTCGGCCGGCAGGTCCTTGCGGCCCAGCAGGGTCATGGGCACGTCCGCGACCTGGCCGACATAGGCAAAATCGGTCAGCGGGTTGAACGGCAGCTTGCGGTACAGCGCAGGCGCGGTCGCCATGCCGTTGTGGTGGATCAGGAAGGTGTAGCCGTCCGGCGCGGCGCGCGCCACGTGTTGCGAAGCCAGCGTGCCGCCCGCGCCGGTGCGGTTTTCGATGACGATGCTCTGGCCCAGCGTCTTGGCCATGGACGCGCCCAGGCTGCGGGCCACGACGTCGGTCGGACCGCCGGCCGCAAACGGCACCACCAGGGAAATCGGATGATTCGGGTAGGCCCCTTGCGCGCTGGCGTTGCCAACAGCCAGGCAGGACAGGGCCAGCATGGGCCAGGCTGCGCGCTTGAACGCGCGCGCGTATCGGTGGGACATGTCTCGCTCCTTGTGGTCTTTTCGGCCCGCGATGCCGCGCAGGGCGGGCAGGCATCAGCAGTGTGGCGCGAGACGGGCGAGGAGGGGAATTCGCGGTTTCGCAAGCCGGGCTTCGGCGCGCGGAAAGGCGGGTTTACGCGGACTTGCCCACAGAAGCGCTACAAATCGTGCATGTAGGGCCCGGGCTGGGTCCTTGCCCGGTCCTCGGCCATCACGGCTCGGGAATGTTTTCCCGGAAGATCACCTGCAGCCGCGGCAGGTAGCTGGGTTCGGGCGCGCCCTTCACGGCGGCCACCAGCAGTTTGACGATCTCGCGCGCCTCGACGCGCGGGTTCTGGTCGATCACGGCGTCCATGGTGCGATCGAGCAGCAGGCGGCGCGTGGCTTCGGTGAGGTCGTGGCCCACGAAGACAATGCGTGGGGCGAAGGCGCCCTGACTTGAGCGCGCCTCGGCCGGCCGCGCCTCAGCCGGCCGCGCCTCTTTCAGCGCCCGCGCGATGCCCTGATTGCCGGCGCCGATGTTGTAGATCGCGTGCGGAGGATCTTTGCGCAGCAGATCCTGGGTGACGGCAAAGGCGCGGTCGCGGTCGTCGCCGATCTCCAGGATGTGGGCGATGCGCAGGTGCGGAAACTCTTCGCTCAGCAGCGAGCGAAAACCCATCTCCCGCTCTTCGTGGCCGCGATAGGCCAATGACCCCACGAACACCGCGACCTTGCGTTCGGTGTGCT includes:
- the metF gene encoding methylenetetrahydrofolate reductase [NAD(P)H], with the protein product MSESNSPAFSLEFFPPRDLAGQERLVRAAKQMLAIQPKYVSVTFGAGGSTRAGTADAVRTLRNLGCDAAPHLSCVGASRQDLRDILQAYKNEGVRRVVALRGDLPSGMGGDAGELRYANELVSFIREETGDWFHIEVAAYPEMHPQATNPSADLTHFVAKVKAGANAAITQYFFNADAYFDFVDRARAKGVDVPIVPGIMPITNHTQLLRFSEMCGAEVPRWIRLRLAEFGDDKASIRAFGVDVVTELCQTLLDNGAPGLHFYTLNHAEAPLAIWKELSV
- a CDS encoding tripartite tricarboxylate transporter substrate-binding protein, encoding MSHRYARAFKRAAWPMLALSCLAVGNASAQGAYPNHPISLVVPFAAGGPTDVVARSLGASMAKTLGQSIVIENRTGAGGTLASQHVARAAPDGYTFLIHHNGMATAPALYRKLPFNPLTDFAYVGQVADVPMTLLGRKDLPADGMAAFIKYAKDNGNKINLANAGLGAVSQLCGMLLQESLGVQFTTVPYAGTAPAMTALLGGQVDVLCDQTTQTIPQIKAERVKLYGVTTQERIKALPDVPTLREGGLKDFEVKVWHGVYAPKGTPPEAIDKFNAALRAALKDPAFTQKMAELGAEIVPESKQTPQGLQTWLQSEVDKWGGVIRKAGVYAD